A region from the Lolium perenne isolate Kyuss_39 chromosome 4, Kyuss_2.0, whole genome shotgun sequence genome encodes:
- the LOC127293708 gene encoding protein kinase PINOID has protein sequence MAAPTVSSSSTPPKPPNAAMLQPAPYLPDMAAPNSNSSVSSASSSSTASVAGRSSTFSVDSAVATPTSSPPRPHRAGDLAWEAIRAAAAPLGPRDFTLVRRVGAGDIGTVYLCRLEAEGNQSCAYAMKVVDRRALAKKGKLGRAAAEKRVLRRLDHPFLPTMFADFDAGTDYSCIVMEFCPGGDLHSLRHRMPGRRFPLASARFYAAEVLLALEYLHMMGIVYRDLKPENVLIRGDGHIMLTDFDLSLESTASPSLEEERNVAGDDDGDDARASIPTCFPEVHLLRLMKWRRRAAPRPRPRPRFVAEPVDARSSSFVGTHEYVAPEVASGGGHGASVDWWAYGVFLYELLYGRTPFVGATNEATLRNIVRAPLECPPLPAATASHGDAAAARDLIARLLDKDPKARLGSRRGAADVKAHPFFRGLNFALLRSSAPPVVPPRAALHQQCGKASPDVHNLFDQF, from the coding sequence ATGGCCGCTCCCACCGTCTCTTCTTCATCGACCCCTCCCAAACCTCCGAACGCCGCCATGCTCCAGCCGGCGCCGTACCTCCCCGACATGGCAGCGCCCAACTCAAACTCCAGCGTCAGCTCCGCGAGCAGCAGCAGCACGGCCAGTGTCGCTGGCCGCTCCTCCACCTTCTCCGTCGACTCGGCCGTCGCCACGCCCACCTCCTCCCCGCCTCGCCCGCACCGCGCGGGCGACTTGGCGTGGGAGGCCATCCGTGCCGCCGCGGCGCCGCTCGGCCCGCGGGACTTCACCCTCGTCCGCCGCGTGGGCGCGGGCGACATCGGCACCGTCTACCTCTGCCGCCTCGAGGCCGAGGGGAACCAGTCGTGCGCCTACGCCATGAAGGTGGTTGACCGCCGCGCGCTCGCCAAGAAGGGCAAGctcggccgcgccgccgccgagaaGCGCGTCCTGCGGCGGCTCGACCACCCGTTCCTGCCCACCATGTTCGCGGACTTCGACGCCGGCACCGACTACTCCTGCATCGTCATGGAGTTCTGCCCCGGCGGCGACCTCCACTCCCTTCGCCACCGGATGCCCGGGAGACGGTTCCCGCTCGCCTCCGCCCGGTTCTACGCCGCCGAGGTGCTCCTCGCGCTGGAGTACCTGCACATGATGGGCATCGTGTACCGCGACCTCAAGCCGGAGAACGTGCTCATACGCGGCGACGGCCACATCATGCTCACCGACTTCGACCTGTCGCTCGAGTCCACGGCGTCCCCGTCGCTCGAGGAGGAAAGGAACGTCGCAggggacgacgacggcgacgacgcgaGGGCGTCGATCCCGACGTGCTTCCCCGAGGTGCACCTCCTCCGGCTGATGAAATGGAGGCGTCGGGCGGCGCCGCGTCCGCGTCCCCGGCCGCGGTTCGTGGCGGAGCCGGTGGACGCGCGGTCGAGCTCGTTCGTGGGCACGCACGAGTACGTGGCGCCGGAGGTGGcgagcggcggcgggcacggcgcGTCGGTGGACTGGTGGGCGTACGGCGTGTTCCTGTACGAGCTCCTCTACGGGCGCACCCCGTTCGTGGGCGCCACCAACGAGGCCACGCTCCGCAACATCGTGCGCGCGCCGCTGGAGTGCCCGCCGCTGCCCGCGGCCACGGCGTCGCACGGGGACGCCGCGGCGGCGCGGGACCTGATCGCGCGGCTGCTTGACAAGGACCCCAAGGCGCGCCTCGGGTCGCGGCGcggcgccgccgacgtgaaggcGCACCCGTTCTTCAGGGGCCTCAACTTCGCGCTGCTCAGGTCGTCGGCCCCGCCCGTCGTGCCGCCGCGGGCCGCGCTGCACCAGCAGTGCGGCAAGGCGTCGCCGGACGTGCACAACCTGTTCGATCAGTTCTGA